Proteins from one Microcoleus sp. bin38.metabat.b11b12b14.051 genomic window:
- the ctaD gene encoding cytochrome c oxidase subunit I yields MTQAQFQETANIEARGTEPADRHWRDYFTFNTDHKVIGIQYLVTTFGFYLIGGVLATLVRTELATPDSDFVTPELYNSLFTVHATVMIFLWIVPAGAGFANFLIPLMIGAKDMAFPRLNALAFWMIPVAGVLLLSSFLVGAPQAGWTSYPPLSLVTAQMGEEIWILSVLFLGTSSILGAVNFAVTIFTMRVPSMSLNEMPLFCWAMIATSALTLVATPVLAAALILLSFDLLAGTAFFNPTGNGDPVVYQHLFWFYSHPAVYIMIMPFFGVISEILPIHSRKPIFGYLAIAYSSLAISFLGLIVWAHHMFTSGTPGWLRMFFMITTMIIAVPTGIKIFSWLATIWGGKLRLVSAMLFGMGFISTFLLGGITGIMVASVPFDIHVHDTYFIVAHLHYVLFGGSVFGIYAAFYHWFPKMTGRMLNEFWGRVHFGLTYIGFTVTFLPMHALGMQGMPRRVAMYDPKFTTINVICTIGAYMLAVSTIPFIVNVIWSWRYGPKAGDNPWEALTLEWMTTSPPPIENFEGIPVLATGPYDYGMEKIQNTGERLKLMLRENAIASSGQKRGIPIAEAQASTFFSGTATLVEPESEINVDSPADERQDSN; encoded by the coding sequence ATGACACAAGCACAGTTCCAAGAAACCGCCAACATAGAGGCTCGCGGAACAGAGCCGGCCGACAGACATTGGCGAGACTACTTTACTTTCAATACTGACCACAAAGTCATCGGTATTCAATACCTAGTTACAACTTTTGGTTTCTATCTAATCGGCGGAGTGCTCGCAACTCTAGTGCGAACCGAACTCGCCACCCCCGACTCCGATTTTGTCACCCCCGAACTCTATAACAGTTTATTTACTGTTCACGCCACGGTGATGATTTTCCTATGGATTGTCCCCGCCGGTGCCGGATTTGCTAACTTTTTGATTCCCCTGATGATTGGGGCAAAAGACATGGCATTTCCCCGACTCAATGCCCTGGCTTTTTGGATGATTCCCGTAGCCGGCGTGTTGCTGTTGAGCAGTTTTTTGGTCGGAGCTCCCCAAGCGGGTTGGACTTCCTATCCGCCTTTGAGCTTAGTTACTGCTCAAATGGGAGAAGAAATTTGGATTCTCAGCGTTTTGTTTCTCGGAACTTCTTCGATTTTGGGGGCGGTAAATTTTGCCGTTACCATCTTCACGATGCGGGTTCCGAGCATGAGTCTCAATGAAATGCCTTTGTTTTGCTGGGCAATGATTGCGACTTCAGCGCTGACTTTAGTTGCTACTCCAGTGCTAGCAGCAGCCTTGATTTTGCTATCCTTTGACTTGTTAGCAGGAACGGCATTTTTTAACCCGACTGGTAACGGCGATCCCGTCGTCTACCAGCATTTATTCTGGTTTTATTCGCACCCGGCAGTTTACATTATGATCATGCCCTTTTTTGGGGTGATTTCAGAAATTTTGCCGATACATTCGCGCAAGCCAATTTTTGGTTATTTGGCGATCGCCTATTCCAGTCTCGCCATCAGCTTTTTAGGCTTGATCGTCTGGGCGCACCATATGTTTACCAGCGGTACACCTGGGTGGCTGCGGATGTTTTTCATGATCACTACAATGATCATCGCCGTACCCACTGGGATTAAAATATTTAGCTGGTTGGCAACTATTTGGGGAGGCAAACTCCGACTCGTCAGTGCGATGCTATTTGGGATGGGTTTTATCTCAACATTCCTGCTTGGTGGCATCACCGGGATCATGGTAGCTTCCGTACCTTTCGACATTCACGTTCACGATACTTATTTTATCGTCGCTCACTTACACTACGTGCTGTTTGGCGGCTCAGTGTTTGGAATTTACGCTGCTTTTTACCACTGGTTCCCCAAAATGACGGGGCGGATGCTCAATGAATTTTGGGGTAGAGTTCACTTTGGATTAACGTATATTGGCTTCACCGTAACTTTCTTGCCGATGCACGCTTTGGGGATGCAAGGAATGCCCCGGCGAGTTGCCATGTATGACCCGAAATTTACGACAATTAATGTCATTTGTACGATCGGCGCTTATATGCTGGCAGTCTCGACAATCCCGTTTATCGTTAACGTGATTTGGAGTTGGAGATACGGCCCGAAAGCTGGTGATAATCCTTGGGAAGCTTTGACTTTGGAATGGATGACGACTTCGCCGCCGCCTATCGAAAATTTTGAAGGAATTCCCGTATTGGCAACAGGGCCTTACGATTATGGCATGGAAAAAATTCAAAATACTGGGGAACGTCTCAAGCTCATGTTGAGGGAAAATGCGATCGCCAGCAGTGGTCAAAAACGCGGTATTCCGATTGCGGAGGCTCAAGCTTCCACTTTCTTTAGCGGTACTGCAACTTTGGTCGAGCCTGAATCAGAGATCAACGTTGATTCTCCTGCTGATGAACGTCAAGATAGCAATTAG
- a CDS encoding cytochrome c oxidase subunit II, translated as MNIPSSILTMLVGIGVTLISLWYGQNHGLMPIAASAQASQIDGLFNTMMTLGVGLFILVHGVLLVAVIKYRRREGDNTDGPAWHDNFPLEILWTALPAVIILGIGVYSFEIYNSMGGLDPMGNHDHGTMQSHAKMRGSAIAGTLSDTPQNAPQIQPEKQIALGVGAAPENEGKPADLVVNIMGLQYAWIFTYPESGVSSGELHIPVNSDVQLNLGAQDVLHAFWIPEFRLKQDVIPGRTSELRFTPNKVGEYRVVCAELCGAYHGAMKAVAFVHTQEDFDSWIKEQQIASTQNLEEAVAVNPDKLSDGEFLAPYVRDIKINPESLEQLHPTHH; from the coding sequence GTGAACATTCCAAGTTCCATCCTCACCATGCTTGTCGGCATCGGAGTGACTCTAATCAGTCTCTGGTACGGGCAGAATCATGGTTTAATGCCGATCGCCGCCTCGGCTCAAGCATCCCAGATAGACGGACTATTCAACACAATGATGACACTTGGCGTAGGATTATTTATCCTAGTCCACGGAGTGCTGCTCGTTGCTGTAATTAAATATCGCCGTCGTGAGGGAGACAACACCGATGGGCCGGCTTGGCATGATAACTTTCCCTTAGAAATTCTTTGGACAGCCCTACCAGCGGTGATTATTTTAGGTATCGGAGTCTACAGTTTTGAGATTTACAACTCAATGGGTGGCCTCGATCCGATGGGTAATCACGACCACGGTACAATGCAATCGCACGCTAAAATGCGCGGAAGTGCGATCGCAGGCACACTGTCAGATACACCACAAAATGCCCCTCAAATTCAGCCAGAAAAACAAATTGCCCTAGGCGTAGGTGCTGCCCCAGAAAACGAAGGCAAACCAGCAGACTTAGTTGTAAACATCATGGGTTTGCAGTACGCCTGGATTTTTACCTATCCAGAAAGTGGCGTTAGTTCCGGTGAACTGCATATACCAGTCAACAGCGACGTACAGCTAAATCTTGGAGCTCAAGACGTGCTCCACGCATTTTGGATACCCGAATTTCGGCTCAAACAAGATGTAATTCCTGGGCGAACAAGCGAACTAAGATTTACACCAAACAAAGTCGGCGAATACCGAGTTGTTTGTGCTGAATTGTGCGGCGCATATCACGGAGCGATGAAAGCTGTAGCATTCGTTCACACGCAAGAAGATTTTGATAGTTGGATCAAAGAACAGCAAATTGCTAGCACTCAAAACCTAGAAGAAGCAGTTGCAGTCAATCCCGATAAGTTGTCAGATGGGGAATTTTTAGCTCCTTACGTCAGGGACATAAAAATCAATCCCGAAAGTCTAGAACAACTTCACCCAACTCATCACTAA
- a CDS encoding class I SAM-dependent methyltransferase, with translation MKKIAQIIKPLTAIILTIICLLSQNGCTAAQATDTTNKDPIYQQRTVHNPDGTGKFYMGREIAQVMGYQGAGWLERPSRGMEEKSARLVNNLDLKPTDIVADIGAGTGYFSFRIAPLVPQGKVFAVDVQPEMLNFIELNKQEKNIANVEPVLGSLDSPNLPENSVDLVVMVDAYHEFAYPREMMQGIVKALKPGGRTVSIEYRGENPLLPIKGLHKMTQQQVKKEMAAVGLVWKETKEMLPQQHLMVFEKKSQI, from the coding sequence GTGAAAAAAATAGCCCAAATCATTAAACCATTAACCGCAATTATATTAACAATAATTTGCCTATTATCGCAAAACGGTTGCACAGCAGCACAAGCAACTGACACAACCAACAAAGACCCAATTTACCAGCAGCGAACCGTCCACAATCCCGACGGCACAGGCAAATTTTACATGGGTAGAGAAATTGCCCAAGTCATGGGATATCAAGGTGCCGGTTGGCTAGAAAGACCCTCGCGCGGCATGGAAGAAAAATCAGCTCGATTAGTCAACAATCTCGATTTAAAACCAACCGACATTGTAGCAGATATTGGCGCCGGAACCGGATATTTTAGCTTTCGGATCGCTCCCTTAGTTCCACAAGGAAAAGTTTTTGCAGTTGACGTGCAGCCGGAAATGCTCAATTTTATTGAGTTGAACAAACAAGAAAAAAATATTGCTAACGTTGAGCCTGTATTGGGAAGCCTTGACAGTCCGAATTTGCCGGAAAACAGCGTAGATTTAGTTGTGATGGTGGATGCCTATCACGAATTTGCCTATCCCAGAGAAATGATGCAAGGAATTGTCAAAGCACTCAAGCCGGGAGGCCGCACCGTATCGATCGAGTATCGGGGCGAAAATCCCCTGCTTCCAATTAAAGGCTTACACAAAATGACTCAGCAGCAGGTAAAAAAAGAAATGGCCGCCGTCGGTTTAGTATGGAAAGAGACAAAAGAGATGTTACCTCAGCAGCATTTGATGGTGTTTGAGAAAAAATCTCAAATTTAG
- a CDS encoding LysR family transcriptional regulator, giving the protein MDKLNDLTMFVRSAQTLSFSEAARQLGMSPSAVSKSIQRLEERLGVRLLNRTTRRLSLTQDGTAFFERSRQILEDIEEAELGLMRSQTTPTGVLRVDLSASLGRMHIIPALPRLLAQYPDLKVDVSLTNRMVDPIEEGLDAVVRVGTGRDNSSIVQPVAVAKFMVCAAPSYLQRYGTPETIADLKDHNCLAFISAWTGKSYDWQFQQEGETILQPVQGNLRLDSGEALLETAIAGAGIVQLYNYIAARAIADGKLQSILQNFAPPGLPISVVYPEKRHLSAKVRAFVEFVQELGTELKHKGIVA; this is encoded by the coding sequence ATGGACAAGCTCAACGATCTCACTATGTTTGTCCGGTCTGCCCAAACCTTGAGTTTTTCTGAAGCGGCACGGCAGCTTGGAATGTCGCCATCGGCGGTCAGCAAATCGATTCAACGGCTAGAAGAACGGTTGGGGGTACGGCTGCTCAACCGCACGACGCGCAGGCTGTCATTGACGCAGGATGGAACAGCCTTTTTTGAGCGATCGCGCCAAATTTTGGAAGATATCGAAGAAGCAGAACTGGGGTTGATGCGATCGCAAACCACGCCCACCGGAGTGTTGCGGGTGGATCTGAGTGCCTCTCTAGGACGGATGCACATTATCCCGGCGTTACCGCGATTATTAGCGCAGTATCCGGATCTCAAGGTAGATGTGTCGCTGACGAATCGGATGGTCGATCCGATCGAAGAAGGACTAGATGCGGTGGTACGGGTGGGAACGGGGCGCGACAACAGCTCGATCGTGCAGCCCGTGGCTGTGGCCAAATTCATGGTTTGTGCTGCTCCGAGCTATCTCCAACGCTACGGAACTCCTGAAACCATCGCAGACTTGAAAGATCACAATTGCCTTGCTTTTATTTCAGCTTGGACGGGCAAAAGTTACGATTGGCAATTCCAGCAGGAAGGTGAAACAATTTTGCAACCGGTGCAGGGGAACCTTCGCCTGGACAGCGGTGAGGCGCTGTTGGAAACTGCGATCGCGGGGGCGGGCATCGTGCAGTTGTATAACTATATTGCAGCCAGGGCGATCGCCGATGGAAAACTGCAATCTATTCTGCAAAATTTTGCACCACCGGGTTTACCTATCTCAGTGGTTTATCCTGAAAAACGCCATCTTTCTGCTAAGGTTCGTGCCTTTGTGGAATTCGTGCAGGAACTCGGGACAGAGTTAAAGCACAAAGGGATTGTTGCGTGA
- a CDS encoding LD-carboxypeptidase: protein MSLPRRYLLRTFGLTAIGTQLLPLAKPLKRIAQNNLFSKSAIAPPRLKVGDTVALINPAAFNYAKEVQQFFKVLDNLGLKVKIGEHFYDRYGYLAGKDADRAADVNAAFADDSVQAIFTGMGGWGCARILPLLDYNTIRNNPKIIMGFSDITALLLAINSQTNIVTFHGPLGVSSWSPFTIDYVKKVLFEGGSVTLQNSKTMPVETIRRGTARGKLIGGNLSVISTMLGSAYLPEWENSILFVEEVSEEVYRIDRMLTQLKLAGILDKISGFVFGQCTKCEAEKPQESLTLAQVLTDHIRPLNIPAWYGSMVGHIRDKFTLPIGLKVEIDANSGTIKLLEPAVK, encoded by the coding sequence ATGAGTCTCCCGCGCCGCTATCTGCTGAGAACTTTTGGGCTGACTGCTATTGGTACTCAGCTTTTGCCGTTAGCGAAGCCCTTGAAGAGGATCGCCCAAAACAACCTATTTTCCAAAAGTGCGATCGCACCTCCCCGCCTCAAAGTCGGCGATACAGTCGCCTTAATCAATCCCGCCGCCTTCAACTACGCAAAAGAAGTACAGCAATTCTTTAAAGTCCTAGATAACCTAGGCTTGAAAGTTAAGATAGGAGAGCATTTTTATGACCGTTACGGCTATCTAGCAGGCAAAGATGCCGATCGCGCCGCCGATGTCAACGCAGCCTTCGCCGACGACTCAGTGCAAGCTATTTTTACCGGGATGGGCGGCTGGGGCTGCGCTCGCATCTTGCCGCTGCTTGATTACAATACAATCCGCAATAATCCCAAAATTATCATGGGATTTAGCGATATTACTGCCCTATTATTAGCAATTAATTCTCAAACTAATATAGTTACTTTTCACGGCCCTTTAGGTGTATCAAGTTGGAGTCCATTTACAATAGATTACGTCAAAAAAGTTTTGTTTGAGGGAGGTTCTGTGACTCTCCAAAACTCCAAAACTATGCCCGTCGAAACCATCCGGCGCGGCACAGCTAGGGGAAAACTAATCGGTGGCAATTTATCAGTAATCTCAACAATGCTGGGTTCAGCTTATTTGCCAGAGTGGGAAAACAGTATTTTGTTTGTCGAAGAAGTTAGCGAAGAGGTTTACCGCATCGATCGAATGTTGACGCAGCTCAAATTAGCGGGCATTCTCGATAAAATATCCGGTTTCGTTTTCGGACAGTGCACCAAGTGCGAGGCTGAAAAACCCCAAGAATCCCTCACCTTAGCTCAAGTCTTGACAGATCACATTCGCCCCTTGAATATTCCCGCGTGGTACGGTTCAATGGTAGGGCACATTCGGGATAAGTTCACTTTGCCGATCGGGCTGAAAGTAGAAATTGATGCCAACTCCGGTACAATTAAACTCTTAGAACCCGCAGTCAAATAA
- a CDS encoding carotenoid oxygenase family protein: protein MKTASKISAKKSWAQALATPAAEFPLTQLSVKTGQIPDGLRGTLYRNGPARLERGGINAGHWFDGDGAILAVNFTDVGATAVYRYVQTAGYQAEEKANKFLYTNYGMTAPGPALLRWTKKVKNAANTSVLALPDRLLALWEGGAPHSLDLQTLETQGIDNLGNSNSKFSYSAHCKRDPITGNIFNFGITPGLSTKLNVYQSDFTGKIVNKAIVALDGIPLLHDFVLAGKYLIFFVPPVRLNIAPVLAGIGSYGDSFEWKPELGTQILVFDSETLSLVSRGETDAWFQWHFANGFVTEDGEVAVDFVRYADLKTNQRLKEVATGETCTDAEGTLCRVHLNAVTGKVTGIEELLDKACEFPIVPASEIGQDSRYIYLAMYRADVDIVAERYGAIARLDTKTRNLTIADCGENRYPAEPIYVPDISSEKGWILTVVYDGNSDKSEVWIFDSDGLSSPPICTLELPGVIPLGFHGTWKSAV from the coding sequence ATGAAAACAGCCAGTAAAATCTCAGCTAAAAAATCCTGGGCTCAAGCTTTAGCCACTCCTGCTGCGGAATTTCCGCTAACTCAGCTATCGGTTAAAACTGGTCAAATTCCAGACGGATTGCGCGGCACTCTCTACCGCAACGGGCCCGCACGTTTGGAACGTGGCGGCATAAATGCGGGACACTGGTTTGACGGCGATGGTGCAATTTTGGCTGTGAATTTTACCGATGTTGGTGCTACCGCCGTTTATCGCTACGTGCAAACAGCGGGATATCAAGCTGAGGAAAAAGCTAATAAATTTCTATACACTAATTACGGCATGACTGCGCCGGGCCCTGCTTTGTTACGGTGGACTAAAAAAGTTAAGAATGCTGCTAATACTTCTGTTTTAGCTTTGCCCGATCGCCTTTTGGCACTGTGGGAAGGTGGCGCGCCTCATAGCCTGGACTTACAAACTCTGGAAACTCAGGGAATTGACAATTTAGGCAATTCAAATAGTAAATTTTCTTATTCTGCTCATTGCAAGCGCGACCCGATTACTGGGAATATTTTTAACTTTGGAATTACCCCAGGCTTGAGTACAAAGTTGAATGTTTATCAAAGCGATTTTACAGGCAAAATTGTTAACAAAGCAATAGTTGCTTTAGATGGCATTCCGCTGTTGCATGATTTTGTACTTGCTGGCAAATATCTGATATTTTTTGTGCCACCAGTGCGACTAAATATAGCGCCAGTCTTAGCAGGAATTGGCAGTTATGGCGACTCATTTGAGTGGAAACCGGAGTTAGGAACTCAGATATTAGTTTTTGACTCGGAAACTCTTTCTTTAGTTAGTCGCGGCGAAACCGATGCTTGGTTTCAGTGGCATTTTGCTAATGGTTTTGTCACCGAAGATGGTGAGGTAGCCGTTGATTTTGTGCGCTATGCGGACTTAAAAACTAATCAGCGACTTAAGGAAGTGGCGACAGGTGAAACTTGCACCGATGCGGAGGGTACTCTTTGCCGAGTGCATCTCAATGCTGTAACTGGAAAAGTGACAGGAATAGAAGAATTGTTGGATAAAGCTTGCGAGTTTCCGATTGTACCTGCTTCAGAAATTGGCCAAGACTCGCGGTATATCTATTTGGCAATGTATCGCGCTGACGTTGATATTGTAGCAGAACGTTACGGGGCGATCGCCCGTTTGGACACGAAAACCCGCAATCTCACAATTGCCGACTGCGGCGAAAATCGCTATCCCGCAGAGCCCATATACGTTCCAGATATTTCGTCCGAGAAAGGTTGGATTTTGACTGTTGTTTACGACGGCAATTCTGATAAAAGCGAAGTCTGGATATTTGACAGCGATGGACTTTCTAGCCCGCCTATTTGTACGTTAGAATTGCCTGGTGTCATACCTTTGGGCTTTCACGGTACTTGGAAATCGGCTGTGTGA
- a CDS encoding SDR family NAD(P)-dependent oxidoreductase: MQLQGKTALVTGASRGIGRSIALELARQGIKRLLIVARNRHQLIELAEEIDVFGTEVVPLALDLTQSVAVNIAIAQAWRDNGPIHLLVNCAGVAHQASFLRSPLPLIEEEIALNLLGTYTITRLIARRMAAQKDGTIVNVSSLMGKIAAPTMATYSATKFAILGFTQALRSELTQYNVRVTALLPSLTDTDMVRDLQQFRWVVPTTPEKVALALVAGLHKDAPEILVGSQSHLAVWCHRIAPWLLDFVLRMATPQLAEKSRDRKLGEALASGR; the protein is encoded by the coding sequence ATGCAGCTTCAAGGAAAAACAGCTCTTGTTACAGGTGCTTCGCGTGGTATTGGGCGATCGATCGCCTTGGAATTAGCACGCCAAGGAATCAAACGCTTGCTGATTGTAGCACGCAACCGCCACCAGTTGATCGAATTGGCTGAGGAAATCGATGTTTTTGGTACAGAAGTAGTGCCGTTAGCGTTGGATTTAACTCAGTCAGTGGCGGTGAATATTGCGATCGCCCAAGCTTGGCGAGATAACGGCCCAATTCACCTGCTAGTCAACTGTGCGGGCGTTGCACACCAAGCATCTTTCTTGCGTTCCCCGCTACCGTTAATTGAGGAAGAAATCGCCTTGAATTTGCTTGGAACTTACACAATTACCCGCTTAATAGCGAGGCGAATGGCGGCTCAAAAAGACGGAACAATCGTCAATGTTTCGAGCTTAATGGGCAAAATAGCTGCTCCCACAATGGCAACTTATTCTGCTACCAAATTCGCCATTTTGGGATTCACCCAAGCTTTGCGTAGTGAGTTAACTCAGTACAATGTTCGAGTCACAGCTTTGCTACCATCTCTGACAGATACCGACATGGTGCGAGACTTGCAGCAATTCCGCTGGGTAGTACCGACAACTCCCGAAAAAGTTGCTCTCGCCCTTGTCGCGGGTTTGCACAAAGATGCGCCGGAAATATTGGTAGGATCTCAAAGTCATTTAGCAGTTTGGTGTCACAGAATTGCGCCTTGGTTGCTAGATTTTGTGTTGCGGATGGCTACTCCACAGCTTGCAGAGAAGTCGCGCGATCGCAAATTAGGGGAGGCGTTGGCTAGCGGGCGATAA
- a CDS encoding asparagine synthase-related protein, which produces MNKIKSFLNYNGSQKQKISVPPNPLVEFASSWRIAWGKIDAIADDAAWRENQLAIICSNPNVQIVVSPSEKFVIVGDIWLSNRSQLLEKLGISASSWQGCDRQLIAQLWECWGAECLPLLAGMFAFAVWDRELQVLRLARDRTGARTLYYTTVGETRWIAPQLRAIAKYHSRAIDLVALRDYLCCSFVPGDRTLWQQVRELRPGSVLSLPDETISAYWELREQVVEAEQSLEWHGARLRSLLDEIVREYLPTNQPVGVFLSGGLDSSCIAALAAQFCDRAIHTYSIHFGEECANELEFSSLVAEHCQTEHHILEISFRDMWEKLPETIGYLDDPIGDPLTVPNLLLGRMARESVEVILNGEGGDPCFGGPKNQPMLMNSLYNSVTNLDALPAYLLSFQKCAADLPQLLKPEIWAAMQTEPSVFSADLNASGNYLNRLMALNIKFKGADQILTKVNNLTQAAGLHGRSPLFDQRIVDLSMTIPPEYKLSGVVEKAVLKEAVANLLPAQILDRPKSGMLVPVQLGFKKFWHREARRLLLSKRAAIAPYFNQSLIAQWLDYEGDTWGRYGVKLWLLTSLELWLQGNK; this is translated from the coding sequence ATGAACAAAATAAAATCATTTCTGAATTACAATGGTAGCCAAAAACAAAAAATATCAGTTCCTCCAAATCCTCTGGTTGAATTTGCCTCAAGTTGGCGGATAGCTTGGGGAAAAATAGATGCAATCGCAGATGATGCAGCGTGGCGAGAAAATCAACTTGCGATTATTTGCTCTAATCCTAATGTTCAGATAGTTGTCAGCCCCTCAGAAAAATTTGTGATTGTTGGCGATATTTGGCTGAGTAACCGATCGCAATTACTGGAAAAATTGGGCATTTCTGCGAGTAGTTGGCAAGGGTGCGATCGCCAATTAATCGCTCAACTGTGGGAATGCTGGGGCGCTGAATGCTTGCCGCTGCTGGCGGGTATGTTTGCGTTTGCGGTTTGGGATAGGGAATTGCAGGTTTTGCGGCTGGCGCGCGATCGCACGGGTGCGCGTACTCTCTACTACACTACTGTTGGCGAGACTCGCTGGATTGCGCCTCAACTGCGGGCGATCGCAAAATACCACTCAAGGGCGATCGACCTCGTAGCCCTGCGAGATTACCTCTGTTGTTCGTTCGTTCCGGGCGATCGTACCCTGTGGCAACAAGTCCGAGAACTGCGCCCAGGAAGCGTTTTAAGCTTGCCTGATGAGACAATTTCGGCCTACTGGGAACTGCGAGAACAAGTTGTTGAAGCTGAACAATCTTTAGAATGGCACGGCGCGAGATTGCGCTCTCTTTTAGATGAAATCGTCCGAGAATATTTGCCAACAAATCAACCTGTAGGCGTGTTTCTTTCCGGCGGGTTAGATTCTAGCTGTATCGCCGCCTTAGCTGCTCAATTTTGCGATCGGGCAATTCACACTTACTCAATTCATTTTGGCGAAGAATGCGCCAACGAATTAGAGTTTTCCAGTTTAGTCGCCGAACATTGCCAAACTGAACACCACATTTTAGAAATTAGCTTTCGGGATATGTGGGAAAAGTTACCAGAGACTATAGGTTACTTAGACGATCCGATCGGCGATCCGCTAACAGTGCCAAACTTGTTATTAGGAAGAATGGCGCGGGAATCCGTCGAAGTAATTCTGAACGGCGAAGGCGGCGATCCCTGTTTTGGCGGGCCAAAAAATCAACCAATGTTAATGAATAGCTTGTACAATTCTGTCACTAATTTGGATGCGCTACCAGCATATTTGCTGTCATTTCAAAAGTGCGCCGCAGATTTGCCTCAACTGTTAAAACCGGAAATTTGGGCTGCGATGCAAACAGAACCTTCGGTATTTAGTGCAGATTTGAATGCTAGCGGCAATTATCTGAATCGATTAATGGCATTAAATATCAAATTTAAGGGTGCAGACCAGATTTTGACCAAAGTAAACAACTTGACTCAAGCTGCGGGCTTGCACGGGCGATCGCCCCTGTTTGACCAGCGAATTGTTGATTTGAGCATGACAATTCCGCCGGAGTACAAACTATCGGGAGTTGTGGAAAAAGCTGTATTAAAAGAAGCGGTGGCAAATTTGTTGCCGGCTCAAATTTTGGACAGGCCCAAAAGCGGAATGCTGGTTCCGGTACAGTTGGGATTTAAGAAATTTTGGCATCGGGAGGCTAGGCGTTTGTTGCTGTCGAAAAGAGCGGCTATTGCTCCTTATTTTAATCAATCTTTAATTGCTCAATGGTTAGATTATGAAGGAGATACTTGGGGGCGTTACGGCGTTAAGTTGTGGCTGTTGACGAGTTTAGAACTTTGGCTGCAAGGTAATAAGTAA
- a CDS encoding decarboxylase produces the protein MPTITNRKSTLKEPPFTLALAQELLATYGSPLYVYQSDILRRTIARITKAIDYPRTQFCFASVTNGSIALLQIFRDSGWGLHANTPGDIYLGIKAGFAPKNIVYSGSNLHRDEMEQVLKWGIKTLNFDSLAQLQLCCEVYQSLGENQQALEPPSMGLRLNLPELTGESRIGVRSPELTEAIAIAKTAGLKLSGLHFYRGTGTNSTAAFTQVIDTIIATAQQLPDWEYLDFGGGFGYPYHGGTAFDWELFGAELTSKISQLDRAIDLIIEPGRAAIAGCATLLAQVVSTKWQEAKQIVGVDTTVANLSVPSVHGGYREICTWNSRDALHLTDVCGNTTYSRDYLGKNCQLPALTVGEIIGILDVGAYGYAMSSHFLHRPKPAEVLLENGGHRLIRHREDYSILLANQVFE, from the coding sequence ATGCCAACAATTACAAATCGCAAATCAACTCTCAAAGAACCACCTTTCACTCTTGCCCTAGCCCAAGAGTTATTAGCTACCTATGGTTCGCCACTATATGTTTATCAAAGCGACATTTTGCGCCGAACTATTGCCCGGATTACCAAGGCTATTGACTATCCACGAACTCAATTTTGTTTTGCCAGCGTCACCAACGGTAGCATCGCCCTGCTGCAAATTTTTCGGGATAGCGGGTGGGGATTACACGCCAATACACCGGGAGACATTTATTTAGGAATCAAGGCAGGTTTCGCACCCAAAAATATTGTTTATAGTGGCAGCAATCTGCACCGAGATGAGATGGAACAAGTTCTCAAATGGGGTATCAAAACTCTGAATTTCGACAGTCTCGCTCAATTGCAGTTGTGCTGCGAAGTGTACCAATCTCTGGGGGAAAACCAACAGGCTTTAGAACCGCCCAGTATGGGTTTGAGGCTGAATTTGCCCGAATTAACGGGGGAAAGTCGCATTGGAGTGCGATCGCCCGAATTGACTGAAGCAATTGCGATCGCCAAAACAGCCGGATTAAAGCTCAGCGGCTTGCATTTCTATCGCGGAACCGGCACTAATTCCACCGCAGCCTTTACTCAAGTAATTGATACAATAATTGCCACAGCCCAGCAATTGCCAGATTGGGAATATCTCGATTTTGGTGGTGGCTTTGGCTATCCTTACCACGGCGGTACAGCCTTTGACTGGGAGCTATTTGGAGCGGAATTAACCAGCAAAATTAGTCAACTAGACCGCGCCATTGACTTAATAATTGAACCAGGAAGAGCCGCCATAGCGGGATGTGCTACTTTGCTCGCTCAAGTTGTCTCCACAAAATGGCAGGAAGCAAAACAAATTGTTGGTGTAGATACGACTGTAGCCAATCTGTCAGTACCATCGGTTCATGGCGGTTATCGAGAGATTTGTACTTGGAATTCCCGGGATGCTTTACATCTTACCGATGTTTGTGGGAATACCACTTATTCGCGGGATTATTTGGGGAAAAACTGTCAACTTCCGGCTTTGACAGTTGGAGAAATTATTGGTATTTTAGATGTGGGAGCTTATGGTTATGCGATGTCGTCGCACTTTTTGCACCGCCCCAAACCTGCGGAAGTGCTGTTGGAAAATGGCGGGCATCGGCTAATTCGCCACAGAGAAGATTACAGTATTTTGTTAGCAAATCAAGTTTTTGAATAA